A region of uncultured Anaeromusa sp. DNA encodes the following proteins:
- a CDS encoding flagellin codes for MQVSSSYSSALRSYQQSSHKINNDMTQIASGKKINSAADNPAYLVILQNMEGQSRGYEQAIRNTQDTTSMLYTAEGAAGDSAAVLQDMRALSVQAGDGTLTAEDRSYLQTQMTQLSSQLTTNANGANFNGMATNNGSLAGFQAQIGANSGQTMSVGLPDLTANALGVSGVDVSTQTSAQSAIASLDAATQQLSSSRSGIGAQTNALEYTVSVLTQADENTQAATSQIGDTNTAKALMDLRNEQVKQYANIYAMKQNMTQQKSSISLLA; via the coding sequence ATGCAAGTCAGCAGCTCCTATTCATCGGCGCTTCGCTCCTATCAGCAAAGCTCCCATAAAATTAATAATGACATGACGCAGATTGCTAGTGGCAAGAAAATCAACAGTGCCGCCGACAATCCTGCATATTTGGTTATCCTGCAGAATATGGAAGGTCAGTCGCGAGGCTATGAGCAGGCGATTCGCAATACGCAGGACACGACATCAATGCTCTATACAGCCGAAGGCGCGGCAGGAGATTCGGCAGCGGTGCTCCAGGATATGCGCGCCTTGAGTGTGCAAGCAGGAGACGGGACCCTGACCGCGGAAGATCGTTCCTATCTTCAGACGCAAATGACGCAGTTAAGCAGCCAGCTCACGACAAATGCCAATGGAGCCAACTTTAACGGCATGGCGACCAATAATGGTTCTTTAGCCGGATTCCAGGCGCAGATCGGCGCTAATTCCGGACAGACCATGAGCGTCGGGCTGCCGGACTTGACGGCCAATGCTTTGGGCGTTAGCGGCGTGGATGTTTCTACGCAAACCTCGGCGCAAAGCGCGATTGCTTCTCTGGACGCGGCGACTCAACAGCTTTCTTCCAGCCGCAGCGGCATTGGGGCGCAGACTAACGCTTTGGAGTATACAGTCAGCGTGTTGACGCAGGCGGATGAAAATACCCAGGCGGCCACTTCGCAAATCGGCGACACTAATACGGCGAAAGCCCTTATGGATTTACGAAACGAACAAGTAAAACAATATGCCAATATTTATGCGATGAAGCAGAATATGACACAACAAAAAAGCAGCATTTCTCTATTGGCTTAA
- the dcuC gene encoding C4-dicarboxylate transporter DcuC, whose product MIWVGAIIVLLTFVAIVKRYETRLVLFLGGLAMAAAAGNPLAAMDAFAKAMVNEGLVTTICTVMGFSYVMSVTNCDKHLVHLLAGGLKRVKPILVPGAVVVTWVLNIALPSTAGCAAAVGAVLIPTLIRSGVHPAMAAACVMSGTFGSTMSPGLSHNPFVAKLAQVDVMTVIANHAPAVLVVLAIAAPMLAIVAYWRKEGPDAERAAAFQEDGQNFKVNLLKALIPALPLLLLVLGSKQLGVIPTVTVPQAMIIGAMLGFLATFQNPQELSKGFFKGMGDSYGDIMGIIIAAAVFTQGMQIIGLTGAMIEKMKASQDIAIYAATFGPYFLAILSGSGDAAALAFNGAVTPHAAQFGWAISDMGSLATISGALGRTMSPVAGGLIVCATIAKVNPFEIAKRTAPGMVLGVIAVLLVFSTR is encoded by the coding sequence ATGATTTGGGTGGGAGCTATTATTGTCTTACTTACTTTCGTTGCTATTGTGAAACGCTATGAAACCAGGCTGGTGCTGTTTTTAGGTGGCTTAGCCATGGCTGCTGCTGCTGGGAACCCGTTGGCGGCGATGGATGCCTTTGCTAAGGCCATGGTGAATGAGGGTTTAGTGACGACGATTTGTACGGTTATGGGTTTTTCCTATGTCATGAGCGTGACCAACTGCGATAAGCATTTGGTGCATTTGCTGGCAGGGGGGCTCAAACGGGTGAAACCGATATTGGTGCCTGGTGCTGTCGTGGTGACTTGGGTGCTGAACATTGCCCTGCCTAGTACGGCTGGCTGCGCCGCCGCCGTAGGGGCGGTGCTGATTCCCACTCTGATTCGCTCCGGTGTGCATCCGGCCATGGCTGCGGCCTGCGTTATGTCGGGGACCTTCGGCAGTACTATGAGCCCGGGCCTCAGTCATAATCCATTTGTGGCGAAACTGGCCCAAGTGGACGTTATGACGGTCATAGCCAATCACGCGCCGGCGGTGCTGGTGGTACTGGCCATTGCTGCGCCGATGCTGGCGATTGTGGCTTATTGGCGTAAAGAAGGACCGGACGCAGAGCGTGCCGCTGCCTTTCAGGAAGATGGTCAGAATTTCAAGGTCAATCTGTTGAAGGCGCTTATTCCGGCGCTGCCGTTGCTGCTATTGGTGTTAGGCAGCAAGCAGCTTGGCGTGATTCCAACCGTTACCGTGCCGCAGGCCATGATTATTGGGGCTATGTTAGGATTTTTGGCTACCTTCCAGAATCCCCAAGAACTTTCCAAAGGCTTTTTTAAAGGTATGGGCGATTCGTATGGAGATATTATGGGCATTATCATCGCCGCCGCTGTGTTCACCCAAGGGATGCAGATTATTGGTCTGACCGGCGCGATGATTGAGAAAATGAAAGCCTCCCAGGATATTGCTATTTATGCGGCGACTTTTGGACCGTACTTCTTGGCGATTCTCAGTGGATCCGGCGATGCGGCGGCTCTGGCGTTCAACGGTGCAGTAACGCCCCATGCGGCACAATTTGGCTGGGCTATTAGTGACATGGGTTCTCTAGCTACCATTTCCGGCGCCTTGGGACGCACCATGTCTCCAGTAGCGGGCGGGCTAATTGTCTGTGCCACGATTGCTAAGGTCAATCCTTTTGAGATTGCTAAACGGACAGCGCCAGGCATGGTGCTGGGCGTGATCGCGGTGCTCCTGGTTTTTTCGACGCGTTAA
- a CDS encoding phosphotransferase, translating to MTPVEAAEYVRQALPAFVGNSLLTFKRLAGDSRSVDGHVNEITRVATSDGRSLIVKQLMPHVKLTSQGENYELPLGRMAVEVHALRFWERLCPGTVPQIYLWDNERKLLLLEDLGRLRLLSESILERRRFPEVGKQLGRFLGQTAFYTSELFLNFEEKQLLQTTFADGQTKPFWNRLFFRNAILKPSLEQVNPLIRKELAELCALSPVRREVERLQERYAWQRQCLIHSDLHTSNIFADEREIKVFDAEYATYGPVAFDLGRLLSSLVLSYAALQAREDVAEAEKKEYQEYLLSLIEEIYQEFGTSFQNAWEDHLARNNPFQNHYNRFYRQVRFTDTLGFIACASVGRLCDAGLPFDFKELVCSQRQAVGQRLVLRLAKELLLKGKKMTEISELTACLRRLAAKAD from the coding sequence TTGACCCCGGTTGAAGCGGCAGAATACGTACGGCAGGCGCTGCCCGCGTTTGTCGGCAACAGTCTTTTGACGTTTAAGCGTCTGGCTGGCGATAGCCGCAGCGTAGACGGGCATGTAAACGAAATTACTCGTGTGGCAACGTCGGACGGCCGCTCGCTGATCGTTAAGCAGCTCATGCCGCATGTAAAACTGACGTCTCAAGGAGAAAACTATGAGCTGCCGTTGGGGCGCATGGCTGTTGAGGTGCATGCTTTGCGTTTTTGGGAGCGTCTTTGTCCGGGGACGGTGCCGCAAATTTATCTTTGGGATAATGAGCGAAAACTGTTGCTCTTGGAGGACTTGGGTCGGCTTCGTTTGCTAAGCGAGAGTATTCTTGAGCGCAGGCGTTTTCCGGAAGTGGGGAAGCAGCTAGGAAGGTTTTTGGGGCAAACGGCCTTTTATACATCCGAGCTTTTTCTTAATTTCGAAGAAAAACAGCTACTTCAAACCACCTTTGCCGATGGACAGACCAAGCCGTTTTGGAATCGTTTGTTTTTTCGCAACGCTATACTGAAACCGTCTTTGGAGCAGGTTAATCCGCTCATACGAAAGGAATTAGCGGAATTGTGCGCCTTGTCGCCGGTGCGAAGGGAGGTGGAACGCCTGCAGGAACGCTATGCTTGGCAACGGCAATGTTTGATTCATTCGGATTTGCATACGTCTAATATTTTTGCAGACGAGCGAGAAATCAAGGTCTTTGATGCGGAGTATGCCACCTATGGGCCGGTGGCTTTTGATTTGGGGCGGCTTTTGAGTAGTCTGGTTTTAAGCTATGCCGCCTTGCAGGCTCGTGAGGATGTGGCGGAAGCCGAAAAAAAAGAGTATCAAGAATACCTTTTGAGTTTAATAGAAGAGATTTATCAAGAATTTGGCACTTCCTTTCAAAACGCTTGGGAAGATCATTTAGCCCGAAACAACCCATTTCAAAATCACTACAATCGTTTTTACCGTCAAGTGCGCTTTACCGATACCTTAGGCTTTATTGCCTGTGCTTCTGTAGGGCGCTTGTGTGATGCGGGGCTGCCTTTTGATTTTAAAGAGCTTGTTTGTTCGCAGCGGCAAGCGGTAGGGCAAAGGCTGGTGCTGCGGTTGGCTAAAGAACTGCTGTTAAAGGGAAAGAAGATGACCGAGATAAGTGAGTTGACTGCTTGTTTGCGGCGGCTGGCGGCTAAAGCGGACTAA
- a CDS encoding class I SAM-dependent methyltransferase has product MKKLQLETLRQEWKTEGDWKKTQEFWDLRAAEFAGKERDSSRMRSTLSYLEGKGLVCAGAAVLDIGCGPGAYALEFARRGASVVGTDISGNMLHYARNRAEEEGVLGKTEFVQAVWEAIDLKMQGWQGAFDLTFASMCPGISSVEALLALCRASRKACFLTTFARRRDIIREQLGRQFFGEAYQAPWGKTLSYTVATLFAAGYYPEVTYQQENWQWEMSLGDAVRTYAPFFKEVCSSEEELVSRLQASLLALAQDGKVEERSESLIARVYWRVDEK; this is encoded by the coding sequence GTGAAGAAATTGCAGTTGGAGACGTTGCGGCAGGAATGGAAAACAGAAGGGGACTGGAAGAAAACCCAAGAATTTTGGGATTTACGAGCGGCGGAGTTTGCCGGGAAGGAGCGAGACAGCAGCCGGATGCGTTCTACCCTGTCTTACTTAGAAGGGAAAGGCCTAGTGTGTGCAGGCGCTGCCGTGCTTGACATCGGCTGCGGTCCGGGCGCGTATGCCTTGGAGTTTGCCAGACGCGGCGCCAGCGTGGTAGGAACGGACATATCCGGCAATATGCTGCACTATGCTAGGAATCGTGCCGAGGAAGAAGGCGTGTTGGGAAAAACTGAATTTGTGCAGGCGGTTTGGGAAGCGATTGATTTAAAAATGCAAGGCTGGCAAGGCGCTTTTGATCTGACCTTTGCTTCGATGTGCCCGGGGATCAGCAGTGTGGAGGCGCTGCTGGCGCTTTGCCGCGCCAGTCGCAAAGCGTGTTTCTTAACAACCTTTGCCAGGCGGCGTGATATCATCCGTGAGCAGTTGGGCCGGCAGTTTTTCGGTGAGGCCTACCAAGCTCCTTGGGGGAAAACGCTTTCCTACACTGTGGCGACATTGTTTGCCGCCGGCTACTATCCGGAAGTAACCTATCAGCAAGAAAACTGGCAGTGGGAAATGTCTCTAGGTGATGCGGTTCGGACGTATGCACCATTTTTTAAGGAGGTGTGTTCGTCAGAAGAGGAGCTGGTATCCAGGCTGCAGGCAAGCTTATTGGCGCTGGCGCAGGACGGCAAAGTGGAAGAACGTTCCGAGTCGCTGATTGCGAGAGTGTATTGGCGAGTGGACGAAAAATGA
- a CDS encoding IclR family transcriptional regulator: protein MSQQPAVVKSAARALELLEYVVNAPKAPTFRVLQDTLDIPKSSLSYLLQELAGREYLQYDSERRVYSPGLKLIRLSASCINNTDMSQEIWQGIKGLSEEFGETTHAGILDGRHIIYISKCEGKKDVSIVPTIGYRIPAHATAIGKVLLADLSSEELEGRLQNVVLEKYTEQTITNYAHLAKELRQVRQNGYAFDNQEIIVGGVCLAAPVYDKHRKVIAAVSLTMPVLQTEEPLFQKALVRVKEVANYISMRIGKI, encoded by the coding sequence ATGTCGCAGCAGCCGGCCGTGGTAAAGTCAGCAGCCAGAGCGCTGGAACTTTTGGAATACGTGGTGAATGCGCCTAAAGCGCCGACCTTTCGGGTGCTTCAAGATACGCTGGATATTCCTAAAAGCTCCCTGTCCTATTTGCTGCAAGAACTGGCGGGACGCGAGTACCTGCAATACGATTCGGAACGGCGCGTTTACTCGCCCGGCTTAAAGCTTATTCGGTTAAGCGCTTCTTGCATCAATAATACCGATATGTCTCAGGAAATTTGGCAAGGCATTAAAGGCCTCAGCGAAGAATTCGGAGAAACCACTCATGCTGGTATTTTAGACGGAAGGCATATAATCTATATTTCCAAATGCGAAGGGAAAAAAGACGTCAGCATTGTGCCAACGATCGGTTATCGGATTCCGGCCCATGCCACGGCTATCGGTAAGGTTTTGTTGGCTGATTTATCGTCGGAGGAGCTGGAGGGGCGGTTGCAAAATGTAGTTTTAGAAAAATATACGGAGCAAACCATTACTAACTATGCGCACCTGGCGAAAGAACTGCGCCAGGTACGGCAAAACGGCTATGCCTTTGACAATCAGGAAATCATTGTCGGCGGCGTTTGTCTGGCGGCTCCGGTATATGACAAACACCGTAAGGTTATTGCTGCTGTCAGCCTGACTATGCCGGTACTACAGACAGAAGAGCCGTTGTTTCAAAAGGCCCTTGTTCGTGTCAAGGAAGTTGCCAACTACATCTCCATGCGTATTGGAAAAATATAA
- a CDS encoding dihydrodipicolinate synthase family protein, with amino-acid sequence MFKGAITPVITVFDKQGKIDAAGNTQHINRLIKEGINGLLFLGSIGEFFALTMDEKKEFIDLVVRVVDKRVPVLIGTGGTILTEVIELTNYAQQAGADAVVVISPYYFQLNNEVLYRYYAELAKNTTMPIMIYNFPDRTSVNLDPQLVLRLAKEFSHIIGIKDTVDGISHTRKLIQIVKKERPDFCVMSGYDEYMVPNLLAGGDGVIGGLTNVIPGVFRELLAAYEKQDFAGVAAGQAKISVLMNLYDLSSPFVAAIKGGVAAQGVKIETVTQEPSLALQSEQVAAIEKLVKSVNAM; translated from the coding sequence ATGTTTAAAGGAGCCATTACTCCGGTTATTACGGTGTTTGACAAGCAGGGGAAAATCGATGCCGCCGGCAATACGCAGCACATCAACCGCCTGATCAAAGAAGGTATTAACGGCCTACTGTTCTTGGGCAGCATCGGTGAATTTTTTGCTCTTACGATGGACGAGAAAAAAGAATTTATTGATTTGGTTGTACGCGTTGTGGATAAACGCGTGCCGGTATTGATCGGCACCGGCGGCACCATCTTGACGGAAGTTATCGAGCTGACCAATTACGCGCAGCAGGCTGGCGCTGACGCGGTAGTCGTCATTTCTCCCTACTATTTTCAGCTGAACAATGAAGTCTTGTATCGCTACTATGCAGAGCTGGCGAAAAACACCACTATGCCGATTATGATTTATAACTTTCCCGACCGGACGTCGGTCAATCTGGACCCGCAGCTGGTGTTGCGCTTAGCCAAGGAATTTTCTCATATTATCGGGATCAAAGACACGGTAGACGGTATCAGTCATACGCGCAAACTCATTCAGATTGTCAAAAAAGAACGGCCTGATTTTTGCGTCATGTCCGGTTATGATGAATATATGGTGCCTAATTTGTTGGCAGGTGGCGATGGGGTTATTGGCGGCCTGACTAATGTAATTCCAGGCGTTTTTCGAGAATTGCTGGCAGCGTACGAGAAGCAGGATTTTGCCGGCGTAGCCGCAGGGCAGGCCAAAATTTCCGTGCTGATGAACCTCTACGACTTGTCGTCCCCTTTTGTGGCGGCCATTAAAGGCGGCGTAGCCGCTCAGGGCGTGAAGATCGAGACCGTTACCCAAGAGCCGTCTCTAGCGCTGCAGTCTGAACAGGTGGCGGCTATTGAAAAATTGGTGAAAAGCGTCAATGCTATGTAA